Proteins found in one Panthera tigris isolate Pti1 chromosome B3, P.tigris_Pti1_mat1.1, whole genome shotgun sequence genomic segment:
- the PPIP5K1 gene encoding inositol hexakisphosphate and diphosphoinositol-pentakisphosphate kinase 1 isoform X11 has product MWSLPASEGESATAHFFLGAGDEGLGTRGIGMRTEESDSELLEDEEDEVPPEPQIIVGICAMTKKSKSKPMTQILERLCRFDYLTVIILGEDVILNEPVENWPSCHCLISFHSKGFPLDKAVAYSKLRNPFLINDLAMQYYIQDRREVYRILQEEGIDLPRYAVLNRDPARPEECNLIEGEDQVEVNGAVFPKPFVEKPVSAEDHNVYIYYPSSAGGGSQRLFRKIGSRSSVYSPESSVRKTGSYIYEEFMPTDGTDVKVYTVGPDYAHAEARKSPALDGKVERDSEGKEIRYPVMLTAMEKLVARKVCVAFKQTVCGFDLLRANGHSFVCDVNGFSFVKNSMKYYDDCAKILGNTIMRELAPQFQIPWSIPTEAEDIPIVPTTSGTMMELRCVIAIIRHGDRTPKQKMKMEVTHPRFFSLFEKHGGYKTGKLKLKRPEQLQEVLDITRLLLTELEKEPGGEIEEKTGKLEQLKSVLEMYGHFSGINRKVQLTYYPHGVKATNEGQDPQREALSPSLLLVLKWGGELTPDGRVQAEELGRAFRCMYPGGQGDYAGFPGCGLLRLHSTFRHDLKIYASDEGRVQMTAAAFAKGLLALEGELTPILVQMVKSANMNGLLDSDGDSLSSCQHRVKARLHHILQQDAPFGPEDYDQLAPTGSTSLLNSMAIIQNPVKVCDQVFALIENLTHQIRERMQDPKSVDLQLYHSETLELMLQRWSKLERDFRQKSGRYDISKIPDIYDCVKYDVQHNGSLGLQGTAELLRLSKALADVVIPQEYGISREEKLEIAVGFCLPLLRKILLDLQRTHEDEYSRGVLSPGRHVRTRLYFTSESHVHSLLSVFRYGGLLDETQDAQWQRALAYLSAISELNYMTQIVIMLYEDNTRDPLSEERFHVELHFSPGVKGVEEEGNAPTGYGFRPASSENEEMKADQGSMENLCPGKASDEPDRALQTSPQPPEGPGLPRRSPLIRNRKAGSMEVLSETSSSRPGGYRLFSSARPPTEMKQSGLGSQCTGLFSTTVLGGSSSAPNLQDYARSHGKKLPPASLKHRDGFEGCSMVPTIYPLETLHNALSLRQVSEFLSSVCQRHTDAQAQASAALFDSMHSNQASDSPFSPPRTLHSPTLQLRQRSEKPPWYSSGPSSTVSSAGPSSPTAVDGNCHFGFSDQPSVSSHMIEEHQGLGMLPGNGEQEFPVEGMQEPIEPSQSSQEPPVETSQPCQKVSEEISQPCQEVPDISQPCQDIPEEFSQPCQEVPVISQPCQKDHDNVNQICQEVPQIHQPCQKASQLCQKISEEACHLCQENPEEVSRPCQEVSVEVGRLAHGFPVGVGGLVQEIGVEVGKPAQEIPEELSESCQFFVEVGRLIQEASAINLLSQDIPEVDKPSQEFPGEDDLQVQEVPEVNQQSWVFPEVTDQLPGEDIPQAQCQSSDPNPQSQSLACNQHSPLPPATCD; this is encoded by the exons GAGGGAGGTGTACCGGATCCTGCAGGAGGAAGGTATTGATCTGCCTCGATATGCTGTGCTCAATCGTGACCCTGCCCGGCCTGAGG AGTGCAACCTGATAGAAGGTGAAGACCAGGTAGAGGTAAATGGAGCTGTCTTTCCCAAGCCCTTTGTGGAGAAGCCAGTGAGTGCAGAGGACCATAATGTTTACATCTACTACCCCAGTTCAGCCGGAGGAGGAAGTCAGCGCCTCTTCCGAAAG ATTGGCAGCCGAAGCAGTGTTTACTCTCCTGAGAGCAGCGTCCGAAAGACAGGATCATACATCTATGAGGAGTTTATGCCAACAGATGGCACAGATGTCAAG GTATATACAGTGGGGCCAGATTATGCCCATGCTGAAGCCAGAAAATCTCCAGCTCTCGATGGGAAGGTCGAACGAGACAGTGAAGGGAAAGAGATTCGATATCCAGTCATGCTGACTGCCATGGAAAAGCTGGTGGCCAGGAAAGTCTGTGTAGCTTTTAAG CaaacagtttgtggttttgaCCTTCTTCGTGCCAATGGTCACTCCTTTGTGTGTGATGTCAATGGCTTCAGTTTTGTCAAGAATTCGATGAAATACTATGATGACTGTGCCAAGATCCTGGG GAACACCATCATGCGGGAGCTTGCTCCACAGTTCCAGATCCCATGGTCCATCCCCACAGAGGCTGAGGACATTCCCATTGTCCCTACCACATCTGGCACTAT GATGGAACTCCGTTGTGTCATTGCAATTATCCGTCATGGAGATCGTACTCCCAAGCAGAAAATGAAGATGGAGGTGACACATCCAAG atttttcagtctgtttgaAAAACATGGTGGCTACAAGACAGGGAAATTAAAACTGAAGCGGCCTGAGCAGCTACAG GAGGTGCTGGACATCACAAGGCTGTTACTGACTGAACTGGAGAAAGAACCAGGTGGTGAGATCGAGGAGAAGACTGGGAAACTAGAGCAGCTGAAGTCTGTGCTGGAGAT GTATGGTCATTTCTCAGGCATCAACCGGAAGGTGCAGTTGACTTACTACCCTCATGGAGTAAAAGCTACTAATGAGGGGCAGG ATCCACAGCGGGAGGCCCTATCCCCTTCTCTGTTGCTGGTACTGAAGTGGGGTGGAGAACTGACTCCTGATGGCCGTGTTCAAGCTGAGGAGCTGGGACGAGCTTTTCGCTGCATGTACCCTGGAGGACAGG GTGACTATGCTGGCTTCCCTGGTTGTGGGCTGCTTCGTCTCCATAGCACTTTCCGCCATGATCTCAAGATCTATGCCTCTGATGAGGGCCGTGTCCAGATGACTGCTGCTGCCTTTGCTAAG GGCCTTCTGGCTCTAGAAGGGGAGCTAACACCCATTTTGGTACAAATGGTGAAGAGTGCCAACATGAATGGGCTACTGGACAGCGATGGCGATTCCTTGAGCAGCTGCCAGCACCGGGTGAAGGCTCGACTGCACCATATTTTGCAACAGGATGCACCCTTTGGTCCTGAGGATTATGATCAG CTCGCTCCCACTGGAAGCACTTCCCTCCTCAACTCCATGGCTATCATCCAGAATCCTGTAAAGGTCTGTGATCAGGTATTTGCCCTGATTGAAAACCTCACTCATCAGATCCGGGAAAGGATGCAGGACCCCAAGTCTGTAG ACCTGCAACTCTACCATAGTGAGACTCTAGAGCTCATGCTACAGCGTTGGAGCAAGCTAGAGCGTGACTTTCGACAGAAGAGTGGGCGCTATGATATCAGTAAGATCCCTGACATCTATGACTGTGTCAAGTATGATGTGCAGCACAATGGGAGTCTGGGACTTCAAGGCACAGCAGAGTTACTACGTCTCTCTAAGGCACTGGCTGATGTGGTCATTCCCCAG GAATACGGGATCAGTCGGGAGGAGAAACTGGAAATTGCTGTGGGCTTCTGTCTTCCACTGTTGCGGAAGATACTACTTGACCTGCAGAGAACCCACGAGGATGA GTACTCTCGAGGGGTGCTCTCCCCAGGTCGCCATGTTCGAACACGTCTCTATTTCACCAGTGAAAGCCATGTCCATTCCCTACTCAGTGTATTCCGTTATGGGGGACTTCTTGAT GAGACCCAGGATGCACAATGGCAGCGAGCTTTGGCTTATCTTAGTGCCATTTCAGAGCTCAACTATATGACCCAGATTGTCATCATGCTTTATGAGGACAACACACGG GATCCCTTATCAGAGGAGCGGTTCCATGTGGAGCTACACTTCAGCCCTGGAGTGAAAGGTGTTGAGGAAGAAGGCAACGCCCCAACTGGCTATGGATTCCGTCCAGCTTCTTCTGAG AATGAAGAGATGAAAGCAGACCAAGGCAGCATGGAGAACCTGTGCCCAGGGAAGGCATCGGATGAGCCAGACCGGGCATTGCAGACTTCACCTCAGCCCCCTGAGGGCCCTGGCCTCCCAAGGAGATCACCCCTCATTCGTAACCGAAAAGCTGGCTCCATGGAG GTGCTTTCTGAGACTTCATCCTCGAGGCCTGGTGGCTACCGGCTCTTTTCATCTGCACGGCCACCAACGGAGATGAAGCAGAGTGGCCTAG GCTCACAGTGCACAGGGCTGTTCAGCACCACAGTGCTGGGTGGCTCCTCCAGCGCTCCGAATCTTCAGGACTACGCCCGCAGCCATGGCAAAAAGCTACCACCTGCCAGTCTCAAGCACCGAGATG GATTTGAAGGGTGTTCCATGGTGCCTACCATATACCCTCTGGAAACACTGCATAATGCCCTTTCCCTGCGTCAAGTGAGTGAATTCCTGAGTAGCGTCTGCCAGCGCCACACTGATGCCCAAGCACAGGCATCTGCAG CCCTCTTTGACTCTATGCACAGCAACCAGGCCTCAGATagcccattttccccaccccgtACTCTGCATTCACCTACCCTACAACTCCGGCAGCGCTCTGAGAAGCCCCCTTGGT ACAGCAGTGGTCCTTCCAGTACTGTGTCCAGTGCTGGTCCTTCCTCCCCTACTGCAGTGGATGGTAACTGCCATTTTGGCTTCAGTGATCAACCTTCTGTAAGTTCACACATGATTGAAGAACATCAAGGCCTTGGGATGCTCCCTGGGAATGGAGAACAAGAGTTCCCCGTTGAAGGGATGCAAGAGCCTATTGAACCAAGCCAGTCTTCACAGGAACCACCTGTGGAAACCAGCCAGCCATGCCAGAAAGTTTCTGAGGAGATCAGTCAGCCATGCCAGGAGGTCCCTGACATCAGCCAGCCATGCCAAGACATCCCTGAAGAGTTTAGCCAGCCATGCCAGGAGGTCCCTGTCATCAGCCAGCCATGCCAGAAGGATCATGATAATGTTAACCAGATATGCCAGGAGGTCCCTCAAATCCACCAGCCATGCCAGAAGGCGAGTCAACTGTGCCAGAAAATCTCTGAGGAAGCTTGCCATCTTTGCCAGGAGAACCCTGAGGAGGTCAGCCGGCCATGCCAGGAGGTCTCTGTGGAGGTTGGCAGGCTGGCCCATGGGTTCCCTGTAGGGGTTGGTGGCCTGGTCCAGGAAATCGGTGTAGAAGTTGGCAAGCCAGCCCAAGAGATCCCTGAGGAGCTCAGCGAGTCATGCCAGTTCTTTGTAGAGGTTGGCAGGCTAATCCAAGAGGCTTCTGCAATCAATCTGTTGTCTCAGGACATTCCTGAGGTAGATAAACCATCCCAAGAGTTTCCTGGGGAGGATGATCTGCAGGTACAGGAGGTCCCTGAGGTTAATCAGCAGTCCTGGGTGTTCCCTGAGGTGACTGACCAGCTGCCTGGAGAGGATATTCCCCAAGCCCAGTGTCAATCTAGTGATCCAAACCCTCAGAGCCAGTCTCTAGCCTGTAACCAGCACTCACCCCTTCCACCAGCAACATGTGATTAA
- the PPIP5K1 gene encoding inositol hexakisphosphate and diphosphoinositol-pentakisphosphate kinase 1 isoform X4 — MWSLPASEGESATAHFFLGAGDEGLGTRGIGMRTEESDSELLEDEEDEVPPEPQIIVGICAMTKKSKSKPMTQILERLCRFDYLTVIILGEDVILNEPVENWPSCHCLISFHSKGFPLDKAVAYSKLRNPFLINDLAMQYYIQDRREVYRILQEEGIDLPRYAVLNRDPARPEECNLIEGEDQVEVNGAVFPKPFVEKPVSAEDHNVYIYYPSSAGGGSQRLFRKIGSRSSVYSPESSVRKTGSYIYEEFMPTDGTDVKVYTVGPDYAHAEARKSPALDGKVERDSEGKEIRYPVMLTAMEKLVARKVCVAFKQTVCGFDLLRANGHSFVCDVNGFSFVKNSMKYYDDCAKILGNTIMRELAPQFQIPWSIPTEAEDIPIVPTTSGTMMELRCVIAIIRHGDRTPKQKMKMEVTHPRFFSLFEKHGGYKTGKLKLKRPEQLQEVLDITRLLLTELEKEPGGEIEEKTGKLEQLKSVLEMYGHFSGINRKVQLTYYPHGVKATNEGQDPQREALSPSLLLVLKWGGELTPDGRVQAEELGRAFRCMYPGGQGDYAGFPGCGLLRLHSTFRHDLKIYASDEGRVQMTAAAFAKGLLALEGELTPILVQMVKSANMNGLLDSDGDSLSSCQHRVKARLHHILQQDAPFGPEDYDQLAPTGSTSLLNSMAIIQNPVKVCDQVFALIENLTHQIRERMQDPKSVDLQLYHSETLELMLQRWSKLERDFRQKSGRYDISKIPDIYDCVKYDVQHNGSLGLQGTAELLRLSKALADVVIPQEYGISREEKLEIAVGFCLPLLRKILLDLQRTHEDESVNKLHPLYSRGVLSPGRHVRTRLYFTSESHVHSLLSVFRYGGLLDETQDAQWQRALAYLSAISELNYMTQIVIMLYEDNTRDPLSEERFHVELHFSPGVKGVEEEGNAPTGYGFRPASSENEEMKADQGSMENLCPGKASDEPDRALQTSPQPPEGPGLPRRSPLIRNRKAGSMEVMNMQCTGNLDLIPLRGRRRRRSGDLPRPSPAIGLQPRAVSTTHLASCTQVLSETSSSRPGGYRLFSSARPPTEMKQSGLGSQCTGLFSTTVLGGSSSAPNLQDYARSHGKKLPPASLKHRDGFEGCSMVPTIYPLETLHNALSLRQVSEFLSSVCQRHTDAQAQASAALFDSMHSNQASDSPFSPPRTLHSPTLQLRQRSEKPPWYSSGPSSTVSSAGPSSPTAVDGNCHFGFSDQPSVSSHMIEEHQGLGMLPGNGEQEFPVEGMQEPIEPSQSSQEPPVETSQPCQKVSEEISQPCQEVPDISQPCQDIPEEFSQPCQEVPVISQPCQKDHDNVNQICQEVPQIHQPCQKASQLCQKISEEACHLCQENPEEVSRPCQEVSVEVGRLAHGFPVGVGGLVQEIGVEVGKPAQEIPEELSESCQFFVEVGRLIQEASAINLLSQDIPEVDKPSQEFPGEDDLQVQEVPEVNQQSWVFPEVTDQLPGEDIPQAQCQSSDPNPQSQSLACNQHSPLPPATCD, encoded by the exons GAGGGAGGTGTACCGGATCCTGCAGGAGGAAGGTATTGATCTGCCTCGATATGCTGTGCTCAATCGTGACCCTGCCCGGCCTGAGG AGTGCAACCTGATAGAAGGTGAAGACCAGGTAGAGGTAAATGGAGCTGTCTTTCCCAAGCCCTTTGTGGAGAAGCCAGTGAGTGCAGAGGACCATAATGTTTACATCTACTACCCCAGTTCAGCCGGAGGAGGAAGTCAGCGCCTCTTCCGAAAG ATTGGCAGCCGAAGCAGTGTTTACTCTCCTGAGAGCAGCGTCCGAAAGACAGGATCATACATCTATGAGGAGTTTATGCCAACAGATGGCACAGATGTCAAG GTATATACAGTGGGGCCAGATTATGCCCATGCTGAAGCCAGAAAATCTCCAGCTCTCGATGGGAAGGTCGAACGAGACAGTGAAGGGAAAGAGATTCGATATCCAGTCATGCTGACTGCCATGGAAAAGCTGGTGGCCAGGAAAGTCTGTGTAGCTTTTAAG CaaacagtttgtggttttgaCCTTCTTCGTGCCAATGGTCACTCCTTTGTGTGTGATGTCAATGGCTTCAGTTTTGTCAAGAATTCGATGAAATACTATGATGACTGTGCCAAGATCCTGGG GAACACCATCATGCGGGAGCTTGCTCCACAGTTCCAGATCCCATGGTCCATCCCCACAGAGGCTGAGGACATTCCCATTGTCCCTACCACATCTGGCACTAT GATGGAACTCCGTTGTGTCATTGCAATTATCCGTCATGGAGATCGTACTCCCAAGCAGAAAATGAAGATGGAGGTGACACATCCAAG atttttcagtctgtttgaAAAACATGGTGGCTACAAGACAGGGAAATTAAAACTGAAGCGGCCTGAGCAGCTACAG GAGGTGCTGGACATCACAAGGCTGTTACTGACTGAACTGGAGAAAGAACCAGGTGGTGAGATCGAGGAGAAGACTGGGAAACTAGAGCAGCTGAAGTCTGTGCTGGAGAT GTATGGTCATTTCTCAGGCATCAACCGGAAGGTGCAGTTGACTTACTACCCTCATGGAGTAAAAGCTACTAATGAGGGGCAGG ATCCACAGCGGGAGGCCCTATCCCCTTCTCTGTTGCTGGTACTGAAGTGGGGTGGAGAACTGACTCCTGATGGCCGTGTTCAAGCTGAGGAGCTGGGACGAGCTTTTCGCTGCATGTACCCTGGAGGACAGG GTGACTATGCTGGCTTCCCTGGTTGTGGGCTGCTTCGTCTCCATAGCACTTTCCGCCATGATCTCAAGATCTATGCCTCTGATGAGGGCCGTGTCCAGATGACTGCTGCTGCCTTTGCTAAG GGCCTTCTGGCTCTAGAAGGGGAGCTAACACCCATTTTGGTACAAATGGTGAAGAGTGCCAACATGAATGGGCTACTGGACAGCGATGGCGATTCCTTGAGCAGCTGCCAGCACCGGGTGAAGGCTCGACTGCACCATATTTTGCAACAGGATGCACCCTTTGGTCCTGAGGATTATGATCAG CTCGCTCCCACTGGAAGCACTTCCCTCCTCAACTCCATGGCTATCATCCAGAATCCTGTAAAGGTCTGTGATCAGGTATTTGCCCTGATTGAAAACCTCACTCATCAGATCCGGGAAAGGATGCAGGACCCCAAGTCTGTAG ACCTGCAACTCTACCATAGTGAGACTCTAGAGCTCATGCTACAGCGTTGGAGCAAGCTAGAGCGTGACTTTCGACAGAAGAGTGGGCGCTATGATATCAGTAAGATCCCTGACATCTATGACTGTGTCAAGTATGATGTGCAGCACAATGGGAGTCTGGGACTTCAAGGCACAGCAGAGTTACTACGTCTCTCTAAGGCACTGGCTGATGTGGTCATTCCCCAG GAATACGGGATCAGTCGGGAGGAGAAACTGGAAATTGCTGTGGGCTTCTGTCTTCCACTGTTGCGGAAGATACTACTTGACCTGCAGAGAACCCACGAGGATGAGTCTGTCAACAAGCTGCATCCCCT GTACTCTCGAGGGGTGCTCTCCCCAGGTCGCCATGTTCGAACACGTCTCTATTTCACCAGTGAAAGCCATGTCCATTCCCTACTCAGTGTATTCCGTTATGGGGGACTTCTTGAT GAGACCCAGGATGCACAATGGCAGCGAGCTTTGGCTTATCTTAGTGCCATTTCAGAGCTCAACTATATGACCCAGATTGTCATCATGCTTTATGAGGACAACACACGG GATCCCTTATCAGAGGAGCGGTTCCATGTGGAGCTACACTTCAGCCCTGGAGTGAAAGGTGTTGAGGAAGAAGGCAACGCCCCAACTGGCTATGGATTCCGTCCAGCTTCTTCTGAG AATGAAGAGATGAAAGCAGACCAAGGCAGCATGGAGAACCTGTGCCCAGGGAAGGCATCGGATGAGCCAGACCGGGCATTGCAGACTTCACCTCAGCCCCCTGAGGGCCCTGGCCTCCCAAGGAGATCACCCCTCATTCGTAACCGAAAAGCTGGCTCCATGGAG GTCATGAACATGCAGTGCACGGGGAACCTGGACCTGATCCCCTTGCGGGGACGGCGCCGCAGGAGGTCAGGAGACCTCCCCCGGCCTTCCCCAGCCATCGGCCTACAGCCCCGGGCTGTGTCCACCACTCACCTGGCATCCTGCACACAG GTGCTTTCTGAGACTTCATCCTCGAGGCCTGGTGGCTACCGGCTCTTTTCATCTGCACGGCCACCAACGGAGATGAAGCAGAGTGGCCTAG GCTCACAGTGCACAGGGCTGTTCAGCACCACAGTGCTGGGTGGCTCCTCCAGCGCTCCGAATCTTCAGGACTACGCCCGCAGCCATGGCAAAAAGCTACCACCTGCCAGTCTCAAGCACCGAGATG GATTTGAAGGGTGTTCCATGGTGCCTACCATATACCCTCTGGAAACACTGCATAATGCCCTTTCCCTGCGTCAAGTGAGTGAATTCCTGAGTAGCGTCTGCCAGCGCCACACTGATGCCCAAGCACAGGCATCTGCAG CCCTCTTTGACTCTATGCACAGCAACCAGGCCTCAGATagcccattttccccaccccgtACTCTGCATTCACCTACCCTACAACTCCGGCAGCGCTCTGAGAAGCCCCCTTGGT ACAGCAGTGGTCCTTCCAGTACTGTGTCCAGTGCTGGTCCTTCCTCCCCTACTGCAGTGGATGGTAACTGCCATTTTGGCTTCAGTGATCAACCTTCTGTAAGTTCACACATGATTGAAGAACATCAAGGCCTTGGGATGCTCCCTGGGAATGGAGAACAAGAGTTCCCCGTTGAAGGGATGCAAGAGCCTATTGAACCAAGCCAGTCTTCACAGGAACCACCTGTGGAAACCAGCCAGCCATGCCAGAAAGTTTCTGAGGAGATCAGTCAGCCATGCCAGGAGGTCCCTGACATCAGCCAGCCATGCCAAGACATCCCTGAAGAGTTTAGCCAGCCATGCCAGGAGGTCCCTGTCATCAGCCAGCCATGCCAGAAGGATCATGATAATGTTAACCAGATATGCCAGGAGGTCCCTCAAATCCACCAGCCATGCCAGAAGGCGAGTCAACTGTGCCAGAAAATCTCTGAGGAAGCTTGCCATCTTTGCCAGGAGAACCCTGAGGAGGTCAGCCGGCCATGCCAGGAGGTCTCTGTGGAGGTTGGCAGGCTGGCCCATGGGTTCCCTGTAGGGGTTGGTGGCCTGGTCCAGGAAATCGGTGTAGAAGTTGGCAAGCCAGCCCAAGAGATCCCTGAGGAGCTCAGCGAGTCATGCCAGTTCTTTGTAGAGGTTGGCAGGCTAATCCAAGAGGCTTCTGCAATCAATCTGTTGTCTCAGGACATTCCTGAGGTAGATAAACCATCCCAAGAGTTTCCTGGGGAGGATGATCTGCAGGTACAGGAGGTCCCTGAGGTTAATCAGCAGTCCTGGGTGTTCCCTGAGGTGACTGACCAGCTGCCTGGAGAGGATATTCCCCAAGCCCAGTGTCAATCTAGTGATCCAAACCCTCAGAGCCAGTCTCTAGCCTGTAACCAGCACTCACCCCTTCCACCAGCAACATGTGATTAA